In Clostridium sporogenes, one genomic interval encodes:
- the cysK gene encoding cysteine synthase A: MKKIYKNITELIGNTPLLELGKLKEENKLKANILAKVEYFNPANSVKDRIAFAMIEEAEKEGLINKDTVIIEPTSGNTGVGLAFVAAAKGYKLILTMPETMSMERRLILKAYGGELVLTPGKDGMKGAIERATELSKEYKNSFVLQQFENKFNPAMHKKTTAVEIWNDTEGEVDIFIAGVGTGGTITGVGEYLKEKNKDIKIIAVEPEDSPVLSGGNPGPHKIQGIGAGFVPSTLNTEVLDEIFKVSNEKAFEVTKSIAKTEGLLVGISSGAAIYAAMKIAERPENEGKNIVVLLPDTGQRYLSTGVFE; encoded by the coding sequence ATGAAAAAAATATATAAAAATATAACAGAATTAATAGGAAATACACCCTTATTAGAGTTAGGAAAATTAAAAGAAGAAAATAAATTAAAAGCTAATATACTAGCTAAAGTAGAATATTTTAATCCAGCAAACAGTGTAAAAGATAGAATAGCCTTTGCCATGATAGAGGAAGCAGAAAAAGAAGGACTAATAAATAAAGATACAGTAATAATAGAACCTACTAGTGGTAATACAGGTGTAGGACTTGCCTTTGTAGCAGCAGCTAAAGGTTATAAACTTATACTAACTATGCCAGAAACTATGAGTATGGAAAGAAGACTTATATTAAAAGCTTATGGTGGAGAGTTAGTTTTAACACCCGGAAAGGATGGAATGAAGGGGGCTATAGAAAGGGCAACAGAATTATCAAAGGAATATAAAAACTCTTTTGTTCTACAGCAATTTGAAAATAAATTTAATCCAGCTATGCATAAGAAGACCACAGCGGTAGAAATTTGGAATGATACAGAAGGAGAAGTAGATATATTTATAGCAGGAGTAGGTACAGGTGGAACAATTACAGGAGTAGGAGAATACCTAAAAGAAAAAAATAAGGATATAAAAATAATAGCAGTAGAACCAGAAGATTCACCAGTTTTATCAGGAGGCAACCCAGGTCCACATAAAATTCAAGGAATAGGAGCCGGATTTGTACCAAGTACTTTAAACACAGAGGTTTTAGATGAAATATTTAAAGTATCTAATGAAAAAGCTTTTGAAGTAACAAAGAGTATAGCAAAAACAGAAGGACTTTTAGTTGGAATATCTTCAGGAGCAGCAATTTATGCGGCTATGAAAATAGCTGAAAGACCAGAAAATGAAGGGAAAAATATAGTAGTATTACTTCCAGATACAGGACAAAGATATTTATCTACAGGAGTATTTGAGTAA
- a CDS encoding AbrB/MazE/SpoVT family DNA-binding domain-containing protein, translating into MSKIKDGKYIFGTVKVGKRGQIVIPKEARKKFNINAGDNLIVLGDEKKGIAIAKMDIMKSFAVKFLEEFGMAEKEKDTDEE; encoded by the coding sequence ATGTCAAAAATAAAAGATGGAAAATATATATTTGGTACAGTAAAAGTAGGGAAAAGAGGACAAATTGTTATCCCAAAAGAAGCAAGAAAAAAATTTAATATAAATGCTGGAGATAACCTTATAGTGCTAGGAGATGAAAAAAAGGGAATAGCTATAGCCAAAATGGATATAATGAAGAGTTTTGCTGTAAAATTTTTAGAGGAATTTGGTATGGCTGAAAAAGAGAAAGATACTGACGAAGAGTAA
- a CDS encoding amino acid ABC transporter substrate-binding protein yields MNIKKFKKIILSMSLVVTLGVGLTACAQKNKEINENKNTIKIGTSGQYYPFTFIDKDSNKVQGFEIDIWQEIGKRTGYKPEFKVADWTGIMGMLDTGKIDTVANEITVTDKKKEKYYFSKPYVYSGVQLATKKGNNNIKSLKDLEGKTVATQVGTNYSKSIEDYNNKNKGEDIKTKQYNSFSGMFQDVDLGRVDALIEDKLACLVNIKKSGLNLQLAGEPIEEMENAYPFVKKDENKEKIEKINKALDDMKKDGTLQNISKKWFGENVTEKSKK; encoded by the coding sequence TTGAATATAAAAAAGTTTAAAAAAATAATTTTAAGTATGTCATTAGTTGTAACTTTAGGAGTAGGATTAACAGCGTGTGCTCAAAAGAATAAAGAAATAAATGAAAATAAAAATACAATAAAAATAGGAACTTCAGGACAGTACTATCCATTTACTTTTATAGATAAAGATAGTAATAAAGTTCAAGGCTTTGAAATAGATATTTGGCAAGAAATAGGTAAAAGAACAGGTTATAAACCAGAATTTAAGGTAGCAGATTGGACAGGCATTATGGGAATGCTAGATACAGGTAAAATAGATACTGTAGCCAATGAGATAACTGTAACAGATAAGAAAAAAGAAAAATATTATTTTTCAAAACCTTATGTTTATTCAGGAGTACAGTTAGCTACTAAAAAAGGAAATAATAATATAAAATCTTTAAAGGATTTAGAGGGCAAAACTGTAGCTACTCAGGTAGGAACTAATTATTCTAAATCCATAGAAGATTATAATAATAAGAATAAAGGGGAAGATATAAAAACAAAACAATATAATAGTTTTTCAGGTATGTTCCAAGATGTGGATTTGGGTAGAGTTGATGCTTTAATAGAGGACAAATTAGCCTGCCTTGTAAATATAAAAAAATCAGGATTAAATTTACAGTTAGCCGGTGAACCTATAGAAGAGATGGAAAATGCATATCCTTTTGTAAAGAAGGATGAAAATAAAGAAAAAATAGAAAAAATAAATAAAGCTTTAGATGATATGAAAAAGGATGGAACTTTACAAAATATATCTAAAAAATGGTTTGGAGAAAATGTTACAGAAAAGAGTAAAAAATAA
- a CDS encoding LDCC motif putative metal-binding protein, translating into MNILNRLIKKLEKANEKEFENKKLDCCDLNKTNMVNNKPKSK; encoded by the coding sequence ATGAACATACTTAATAGATTAATAAAAAAATTAGAAAAAGCTAATGAGAAAGAATTTGAAAATAAAAAATTAGATTGTTGTGACTTAAACAAAACTAATATGGTTAATAATAAGCCTAAGAGTAAGTAA
- a CDS encoding LytR/AlgR family response regulator transcription factor, giving the protein MLRVMICEDNEVHRYKMKQIVENTILREKLDLDIALATENPQEMISHIKENRNTGIYLLDVDLKNDINGIKLGEKIRELDPLGYIIFTTTHLEMSYLAFKYKVEAMDYVIKDDDDFKERVNSCIIKAYNRYHKQEHEEEYISIDTDTRIINIRPNDILFIETTGTPHKIRIHEETRQIELYASLKDMQKKLPSNFYRCHKSYIVNKDKIEEIDKKHSKIIMENQEECYVSFRYMRGLLV; this is encoded by the coding sequence ATGCTAAGAGTAATGATTTGTGAGGATAATGAAGTACATAGATATAAAATGAAGCAAATTGTAGAAAATACCATCTTAAGAGAAAAATTAGATTTAGATATAGCACTAGCTACAGAAAATCCCCAGGAAATGATAAGTCATATAAAAGAAAACAGGAACACTGGTATTTATCTTTTGGATGTAGATTTAAAAAATGATATAAATGGTATAAAGCTGGGGGAAAAAATTAGAGAATTAGATCCATTAGGATATATAATATTTACTACTACTCATTTAGAAATGAGTTATTTAGCATTTAAATATAAAGTAGAAGCTATGGATTATGTAATTAAGGATGATGATGATTTTAAAGAAAGAGTAAATAGTTGTATTATAAAGGCTTATAATAGGTACCATAAACAAGAACATGAAGAAGAATATATCTCAATAGATACAGATACACGAATAATAAATATTAGACCTAATGATATTCTATTCATTGAAACTACAGGAACTCCTCATAAAATAAGAATTCATGAAGAAACTAGACAGATTGAATTGTATGCAAGCTTAAAGGATATGCAAAAAAAACTTCCTTCAAATTTTTATAGATGTCATAAATCATATATTGTCAACAAAGACAAAATTGAAGAGATAGACAAGAAGCATAGTAAGATAATAATGGAAAATCAGGAAGAGTGTTATGTTTCATTTAGATATATGAGGGGACTATTGGTATGA
- a CDS encoding sensor histidine kinase, translating into MTFTKFINMILCYMIIPSVLMSILCSISIYILFENTINISNIKKYFIISFVTGMVLTTGSYTLILPILSIITIVQLRNNENESKIKTLITIYSVYLANTIYAFIYAFWGARLDNVSLNYILIQFIVMLPIIVFASLIIKRTGSKKRRNKEISSSQIRFRMILMISTLLTVMIASIYIFTCTSIINNEKIDFIMGNFVPEALPLISIILTSIIVYYYDKSVEYRVKLTREIEEKNEIEEYAHIIEEMYSETRRFKHDYINMLSPLKEYIDNEDIEGLSEFFYNNVIDMDNNIRWSNSNIDKLKYIKVPGLKAILSTKLIKASSMNIDINVHIVEDIDYIYINIMDLCRIIGILMDNAIEAAGECEAPKICIAIANKNDYVVIAVHNNFFEDKPLIHKIYKEGFSTKGRGRGLGLYTVKNIIDTKYENVFLNTSIEENMFIQEIWIKYIENI; encoded by the coding sequence ATGACTTTTACTAAGTTTATAAATATGATTTTATGCTATATGATAATACCATCTGTATTAATGAGTATTTTATGTTCCATTTCAATATATATTTTATTTGAAAATACAATAAATATAAGTAATATTAAAAAATATTTTATTATTTCATTTGTAACAGGAATGGTGCTTACTACTGGTTCATATACCTTAATACTTCCTATACTTTCAATTATAACTATTGTTCAATTAAGAAATAATGAAAATGAAAGTAAAATAAAAACATTGATTACTATTTATAGTGTGTATTTGGCAAATACAATATATGCTTTTATATATGCATTTTGGGGTGCAAGATTAGATAATGTATCACTAAATTATATATTAATTCAATTTATAGTGATGTTACCTATTATAGTGTTCGCATCTTTAATAATAAAAAGAACTGGATCAAAGAAAAGGAGAAATAAAGAAATTTCATCATCCCAAATAAGATTCAGAATGATTTTAATGATAAGCACATTATTAACTGTAATGATAGCATCAATTTATATATTTACATGCACCTCTATAATAAATAATGAAAAGATAGATTTTATTATGGGCAATTTTGTTCCAGAAGCTTTGCCACTAATATCAATTATACTTACAAGTATTATAGTTTATTATTATGATAAAAGTGTTGAATATAGGGTCAAATTGACAAGGGAAATTGAAGAAAAAAATGAAATAGAAGAATATGCCCATATTATAGAAGAGATGTATAGTGAAACAAGAAGATTCAAACATGATTATATAAATATGCTTTCACCTCTTAAGGAATATATAGATAATGAAGATATAGAAGGACTTAGTGAGTTTTTTTATAATAATGTTATTGATATGGACAATAATATAAGATGGAGTAATAGCAATATAGATAAACTTAAATATATTAAAGTTCCGGGACTAAAAGCAATATTATCAACAAAACTTATAAAAGCTTCATCAATGAATATAGATATAAATGTTCATATTGTAGAAGATATTGATTATATATATATTAATATAATGGATTTGTGTAGAATAATAGGAATACTTATGGACAATGCCATTGAAGCAGCAGGAGAATGTGAAGCACCTAAGATATGTATTGCTATTGCAAATAAAAATGATTATGTGGTTATAGCAGTACATAATAATTTTTTTGAAGACAAGCCTTTGATTCATAAAATATATAAAGAAGGATTTTCTACAAAAGGCAGAGGAAGAGGGTTAGGCTTATATACTGTAAAAAATATTATAGATACAAAATATGAAAATGTATTTTTAAATACATCTATTGAAGAGAATATGTTTATTCAGGAAATATGGATAAAATATATAGAAAATATATAG
- a CDS encoding ABC transporter ATP-binding protein — protein MKKKCLLSTHNLIKEYKNQKAVNNLNITVYEGDVYGFLGPNGAGKSTTIKSIMGLIKPTSGKVIINGYDVEKDSEKAIEKIGAMVEAPSFYGGLSGYKNLILMANLYGASKERVDEVLQMVRLTDSAHKNVSKYSLGMKQRLGIARAFLNNPNIVILDEPTNGLDPQGIKDIRQLIQDLSKEYHVTFLISSHILSEIKAVCNRIGIIEKGSLKVQGYVEELLNKDEEVIEIYTREKEKTSRLLKNMNTSSKIECFEGGIRIKIKKGNFQNINKLLISNDVNVENLHCSETSLEDYFFDVMEGDKKYD, from the coding sequence ATGAAAAAAAAATGTTTATTAAGTACTCATAATCTTATTAAAGAATATAAAAACCAAAAAGCAGTAAATAATCTTAATATTACTGTATATGAAGGAGATGTTTATGGATTTTTAGGACCAAATGGAGCAGGAAAAAGTACAACCATAAAGAGTATTATGGGACTTATAAAACCTACTTCAGGTAAGGTTATTATTAATGGATATGATGTAGAAAAAGATAGTGAAAAGGCTATTGAGAAAATAGGGGCTATGGTAGAAGCACCAAGCTTTTATGGAGGATTATCAGGATATAAAAATCTTATCCTTATGGCTAATCTATATGGTGCTTCTAAAGAAAGAGTGGATGAAGTACTCCAAATGGTGAGATTAACTGATTCAGCTCATAAAAATGTGTCTAAATATTCTCTAGGAATGAAACAAAGGCTTGGAATTGCAAGAGCTTTTTTGAATAATCCCAATATAGTTATATTAGATGAACCAACTAATGGATTGGATCCTCAAGGAATAAAAGATATAAGACAACTTATACAAGATTTATCCAAAGAATATCATGTAACATTTCTTATATCATCACATATATTAAGCGAAATTAAAGCAGTATGTAATAGAATAGGAATTATAGAAAAGGGGAGTCTTAAAGTTCAAGGTTATGTGGAGGAGCTTTTAAATAAAGATGAGGAAGTAATAGAAATTTATACAAGGGAAAAAGAAAAAACTTCTCGTTTATTAAAGAATATGAATACTTCATCAAAAATTGAATGTTTTGAAGGTGGTATAAGAATTAAGATAAAGAAAGGTAATTTTCAAAATATAAATAAGCTTTTAATTTCTAATGATGTTAATGTTGAAAATCTACATTGCAGTGAAACTTCATTGGAGGATTATTTTTTCGATGTAATGGAAGGAGATAAAAAATATGATTAA
- a CDS encoding cysteine desulfurase family protein has product MRNKIYMDYAATTYIEEEVMDAMIPYLTKYYTNPSSVYNMANNLRIAIDEAKEEIADFIGGEPEEIFFTSGGTEGDNWAIKGIAYANANKGKHIITSSIEHPAILNSCKYLREKGFEITFLPVDNYGKIDLKKLEENIRKDTILVSIMTANNEIGTIQDIKFIGEICKAHKVLFHTDAVQALGQIPINVKEMNIDLMTITAHKIYGPKGIGALYIKKGTKIDNLLHGGSQERGKRAGTENPAAIVGFKKAVSLLKEKGQEENKRIEKLRDKFINGLLQIEGTKINGALGKERLKGNINVSFKNADRELLLMLLDSEGICASAGSACSAGAVDASHVLLALGLDKEFLKGTIRFTLGAKNTEEEIDFVLEKLKEIVK; this is encoded by the coding sequence ATGAGAAATAAGATATACATGGATTATGCAGCTACTACTTATATAGAGGAAGAAGTAATGGATGCTATGATTCCTTACTTAACAAAATATTATACAAACCCCTCTTCTGTATATAATATGGCTAATAATTTAAGAATTGCTATAGATGAAGCTAAAGAAGAAATTGCAGATTTTATAGGAGGAGAGCCAGAGGAAATATTTTTTACCTCTGGTGGTACAGAAGGGGATAATTGGGCTATAAAAGGGATAGCTTATGCAAATGCAAACAAAGGAAAACACATAATAACTTCTTCTATAGAACACCCAGCAATTTTAAATAGTTGTAAATATTTAAGAGAAAAAGGTTTTGAAATAACATTTTTGCCTGTAGATAATTACGGGAAAATAGATTTAAAAAAATTAGAAGAAAATATAAGAAAAGATACTATATTAGTTTCTATTATGACTGCTAATAATGAGATAGGCACTATACAAGATATAAAATTCATAGGAGAAATTTGTAAGGCACATAAAGTTTTATTTCATACAGATGCAGTTCAAGCTTTAGGGCAAATACCTATAAATGTGAAAGAAATGAACATAGATCTAATGACTATAACTGCACATAAAATATATGGTCCTAAAGGGATTGGGGCATTATATATAAAGAAAGGCACAAAAATAGATAATCTTTTACATGGTGGTAGCCAAGAAAGAGGAAAAAGAGCAGGAACAGAAAATCCAGCTGCCATAGTTGGTTTTAAAAAGGCGGTTTCATTACTTAAAGAAAAGGGTCAAGAGGAAAACAAAAGAATAGAAAAACTTAGAGATAAATTTATAAATGGACTTTTACAGATAGAAGGAACTAAAATAAATGGAGCTTTGGGAAAAGAGAGATTAAAAGGAAATATAAATGTTAGTTTTAAAAATGCAGATAGGGAGTTATTACTTATGCTTTTAGATAGTGAAGGTATATGTGCTTCAGCAGGAAGTGCCTGTTCAGCAGGAGCAGTAGATGCATCCCATGTACTTTTAGCCTTAGGATTAGATAAGGAATTTTTAAAAGGAACTATAAGATTTACTTTAGGTGCTAAAAATACAGAAGAAGAAATAGATTTTGTATTAGAAAAATTAAAGGAAATAGTAAAGTAA
- a CDS encoding ABC transporter permease, which translates to MIKVLKNEIIKMFSGKKFYVLSAILIISIVIMAVLGKAHPQDGMNANNFVIETLFGMLMKPIVPMFMVLVIAETLTEDYIHGTMKFSLMTPIKRSDFIIGKFLFIALYALIFLIVGFVGSYIVGAIAFGLGNNGDNLNLFINNIKVYASITLPLLSFSAVISFIAVIINNSGAMIGLGIGIDVIMMMIDSQVKNIMYYTFSGGMYAYRIVQNLNFHNILILSLTACIYITVFLVLSIVVVKRKDIVL; encoded by the coding sequence ATGATTAAGGTTTTAAAAAATGAAATTATAAAAATGTTTAGTGGTAAAAAGTTTTATGTATTATCAGCGATTTTGATTATAAGTATAGTTATTATGGCTGTTTTGGGAAAAGCTCATCCACAGGATGGAATGAATGCAAATAATTTTGTTATTGAAACTCTTTTTGGAATGCTAATGAAACCAATAGTTCCAATGTTTATGGTGTTAGTAATAGCTGAAACATTAACAGAAGATTATATTCATGGAACTATGAAATTTTCTTTAATGACACCAATTAAAAGAAGTGATTTTATAATTGGAAAATTTTTATTTATAGCTTTATATGCGTTAATATTTTTAATTGTGGGTTTTGTTGGAAGTTATATTGTTGGGGCTATTGCTTTTGGTTTGGGGAATAATGGAGATAACTTGAATTTGTTTATTAATAATATAAAAGTTTATGCCAGTATAACATTACCTTTATTATCCTTTAGTGCAGTTATAAGTTTTATTGCAGTGATTATTAATAATAGTGGTGCAATGATAGGATTGGGAATTGGAATTGATGTTATCATGATGATGATAGATTCTCAGGTTAAAAATATAATGTACTATACATTTTCAGGAGGAATGTATGCCTATAGGATTGTTCAAAATTTAAATTTCCATAATATCCTAATACTTTCACTTACTGCGTGTATATATATAACCGTTTTCTTAGTACTTAGTATAGTTGTGGTCAAAAGGAAGGATATAGTGTTATAA
- a CDS encoding amino acid ABC transporter permease: MEIFDVKYLVQSLVVLLKYAHITLSIAILSMIIAVLLGVILAVIRMYKVKIFHRISEIYISFFRGTPILIQLFLFYYGLPQIIPSFKEIPAYMAVVIALSMNGSAYMAEIIRGAIMSIDKGQMEASLSLGMTEFQAMKRIILPQAARVAIPSLGNSFIDLLKSSSLAFTVGVAEILSKAQMNAASSYRFFESYLAVALIYWVMVELFNFMQKLLERKIGKAY; the protein is encoded by the coding sequence GTGGAAATTTTCGATGTAAAATATTTAGTACAATCATTAGTAGTTCTTTTAAAGTATGCTCATATAACTTTGTCTATAGCCATTTTATCCATGATTATAGCTGTTCTATTGGGGGTTATATTAGCAGTAATAAGAATGTATAAAGTTAAAATTTTTCATAGGATAAGTGAAATTTATATATCTTTCTTTAGAGGAACACCTATTTTGATACAGCTTTTTCTGTTCTACTATGGTCTGCCTCAAATTATTCCGTCTTTTAAAGAGATCCCAGCATATATGGCAGTAGTCATTGCTTTGAGTATGAATGGTTCAGCTTATATGGCAGAAATAATAAGAGGTGCAATAATGTCTATAGATAAAGGACAGATGGAGGCTTCATTATCTTTAGGCATGACTGAATTCCAAGCTATGAAAAGAATAATTTTACCTCAGGCTGCTAGAGTTGCAATTCCTTCTTTAGGTAATAGTTTTATTGATCTTTTAAAAAGCTCATCTTTAGCATTTACTGTAGGGGTTGCAGAAATACTATCTAAGGCACAGATGAATGCAGCATCTAGTTATAGATTTTTTGAAAGTTATTTAGCAGTAGCTTTAATATATTGGGTAATGGTAGAGTTATTTAATTTTATGCAAAAATTATTAGAAAGAAAAATAGGAAAAGCTTATTAA
- the mnmA gene encoding tRNA 2-thiouridine(34) synthase MnmA: MKKKVLVGMSGGVDSSVAAYLLKEQGYEVIGVTMQIWQDDEEFTEKEGGCCSLSAVADARRVANKIGIPFYVMNFKDAFKRNVIDYFVDEYMEGRTPNPCIACNKFIKFSSFLDKAMAMGIDYVATGHYAIIEKQKDRYIIRKSEDDKKDQTYALYNLTQFQLERTLMPCGQYKKSQIREIAKDIGLRVYNKKDSEEICFIPDNDHGRYIKNRFPNKVREGNFVDKQGNVLGKHKGIVYYTIGQRKGLGIAFGKPMYVVDINPFKNEVVLGSIEDLLNTELVAKDINYIPFDTLKEPMEVEAKIRYSQIPSKAIITPIDDGRVRVNFHEKQRAITKGQSVVFYKDDLLIGGGIIEK, from the coding sequence TTGAAAAAGAAAGTTTTAGTTGGTATGAGTGGAGGAGTAGACAGCTCAGTAGCGGCCTATCTTTTAAAAGAGCAGGGTTATGAGGTTATAGGAGTAACCATGCAAATTTGGCAAGATGATGAGGAATTTACAGAAAAAGAAGGTGGATGTTGCTCTTTAAGTGCAGTAGCGGATGCGCGAAGAGTAGCAAATAAAATAGGCATTCCTTTTTATGTTATGAATTTTAAAGATGCCTTTAAAAGAAATGTTATTGATTATTTTGTAGATGAATATATGGAAGGAAGAACACCAAACCCTTGTATAGCCTGCAATAAATTTATAAAGTTTTCTTCATTCCTAGATAAAGCAATGGCTATGGGCATAGATTATGTGGCTACAGGTCATTATGCTATTATAGAAAAGCAAAAGGATAGATATATAATAAGGAAATCAGAGGATGATAAAAAAGATCAAACCTACGCTCTTTATAATCTTACACAATTTCAATTGGAAAGAACATTAATGCCCTGTGGACAGTATAAAAAAAGTCAAATTAGAGAAATAGCTAAAGACATAGGACTTAGAGTTTATAATAAAAAAGATAGTGAAGAAATATGCTTTATACCAGATAATGATCATGGAAGATATATTAAAAATAGATTCCCTAATAAGGTTAGAGAGGGTAACTTTGTAGACAAACAAGGGAATGTTTTAGGTAAACATAAAGGAATAGTATATTATACTATAGGTCAAAGAAAAGGATTAGGTATAGCTTTTGGAAAACCTATGTATGTAGTGGATATAAATCCTTTTAAAAATGAAGTAGTTTTAGGAAGTATAGAAGATCTTTTAAATACAGAACTTGTAGCAAAGGATATAAATTACATACCCTTTGATACTTTAAAAGAGCCTATGGAAGTAGAAGCTAAAATAAGATATTCTCAAATTCCTTCAAAGGCAATAATAACTCCTATAGATGATGGCAGAGTGAGGGTGAATTTCCATGAAAAACAAAGAGCCATAACTAAAGGTCAATCTGTGGTTTTCTATAAAGATGATTTATTAATAGGTGGAGGAATAATTGAAAAGTAA
- the larE gene encoding ATP-dependent sacrificial sulfur transferase LarE: protein MNYKYNNLINYLKDLGSVAVAFSGGVDSTLLLKAAKEALGDNAISITVVSPYIPKWEIEEAKELANNIGIKSYFLEVPMLEEIRFNPEDRCYICKKGVFSKIKELAKEKGVKYIVDGTNLDDTKDYRPGMRALKELDVKSPLLENSINKEEIRTLSKCLGLETWNKPAYACLLSRIPYNQEIKEEDLSRIEKAEVYMMELGFRAVRVRSHGDLARIEVPKNERAKLFNEDILDKVSEKLKKVGFKYVTVDTEGYKMGSLNIGINKN, encoded by the coding sequence ATGAATTATAAATATAATAATCTCATTAACTATTTAAAGGATTTAGGTAGTGTAGCAGTAGCTTTTTCTGGAGGTGTAGATAGTACGCTATTATTAAAAGCAGCCAAGGAAGCTTTAGGAGATAATGCTATTTCTATTACAGTAGTATCACCTTATATTCCAAAGTGGGAAATAGAAGAAGCCAAAGAATTAGCAAATAACATAGGAATAAAATCATATTTTTTGGAAGTTCCAATGCTTGAAGAAATAAGATTTAATCCAGAAGATAGATGTTATATATGTAAAAAGGGTGTATTTAGTAAAATAAAGGAGTTGGCAAAGGAAAAGGGTGTCAAATATATAGTGGATGGAACTAATTTAGATGATACCAAAGATTATAGACCAGGTATGAGAGCATTAAAAGAATTAGATGTAAAAAGTCCTCTTTTAGAAAACTCTATAAATAAAGAGGAAATAAGAACTTTATCTAAATGTCTAGGCTTAGAAACCTGGAATAAACCTGCCTATGCCTGTCTTTTATCTAGAATCCCTTATAATCAAGAAATAAAAGAAGAAGACTTATCTAGAATAGAAAAAGCAGAAGTGTATATGATGGAGTTAGGGTTTAGAGCAGTAAGAGTAAGAAGTCATGGTGATTTAGCTAGAATAGAAGTACCTAAAAATGAAAGAGCGAAGTTGTTTAATGAGGATATTTTAGATAAGGTATCAGAAAAACTAAAAAAAGTAGGATTTAAATATGTTACTGTAGATACAGAAGGGTATAAGATGGGCAGTTTAAATATTGGAATAAATAAAAATTAG
- a CDS encoding DUF998 domain-containing protein translates to MGSIKIWGLELNWLILIMGAFLEFIVPYILAIFYPKYSHSREVLSALGGKDSPVSKYYNLWLIIWGIIMSFTSITFYKAYSEVSNMLAAIGAIAFILFGVGACILSAMFSVEDRKSIESMEGKIHGIGSGIGFIALAFMPLIISKLAYMKSESLLGMIFIIFFIINIIIFTLFVMSEKDHFSNTVIGLSGLWQRLLLASFYMPLVILAIKNIK, encoded by the coding sequence ATGGGTTCTATAAAAATATGGGGATTAGAATTAAATTGGCTTATATTAATTATGGGAGCATTTTTAGAATTTATAGTCCCATATATATTGGCTATTTTTTATCCTAAATATAGTCATAGCAGGGAAGTTTTAAGTGCTCTTGGAGGAAAGGATAGCCCTGTTTCTAAGTATTATAACCTATGGCTTATAATTTGGGGAATTATAATGAGTTTCACATCAATTACCTTTTATAAAGCATACTCAGAAGTTTCAAATATGCTTGCAGCTATAGGAGCAATAGCATTTATATTATTTGGAGTAGGAGCATGTATATTATCAGCAATGTTTAGTGTGGAGGATAGAAAAAGTATAGAATCTATGGAAGGTAAGATTCATGGGATAGGTTCGGGTATAGGATTTATTGCATTAGCATTTATGCCCTTAATAATTAGTAAATTAGCTTATATGAAAAGTGAAAGTTTATTAGGCATGATTTTTATTATATTTTTTATTATTAATATAATAATTTTTACACTTTTTGTTATGAGTGAAAAGGATCACTTTTCTAACACAGTTATTGGATTAAGTGGACTATGGCAAAGACTGTTACTAGCAAGTTTTTATATGCCTTTAGTTATATTAGCAATAAAAAATATAAAGTAG